Proteins encoded within one genomic window of Alphaproteobacteria bacterium HT1-32:
- a CDS encoding PrpF family protein produces MAQQKYPAVFMRGGSSKGVFFHDRDLPTDPGLRDRIFLAAIGSPDIYGRQLNGMGGGVSSLSKAVVIGPPTVEGADLDYTFAQIAVGEAVVDYSANCGNLSSAVGPFAVDEGLVKVEGDEALVRIHNTNTSKIIHSRFRVKDGMAVIEGEQTIPGVSGTAAPIRLDFLNPGGATSGKLLPTGNTVDQLDVPGIGRIDVSMVDAANGCLFIEASALGLTATELPDVLEANKEAMAALEAIRRAAAVAMGLAKNPESTPQGNPKVAIVAAPAPFKTISGLEVPAGDCDLLVRMISMGQCHRVLPLTGGLCAGVACRLEGSTAAHNFKRSGDAIRLGTPSGILSVDAEVLRKADGWHAERASVFRTARRLMEGSVLIPNFTAAA; encoded by the coding sequence ATGGCACAGCAGAAATATCCCGCAGTCTTCATGCGTGGCGGATCCAGCAAGGGGGTCTTCTTTCATGACCGCGACCTGCCGACTGACCCCGGCCTGCGGGACCGTATCTTCCTCGCCGCTATCGGCAGCCCGGATATTTACGGTCGTCAGCTGAATGGCATGGGCGGCGGCGTTTCCTCCCTTTCCAAGGCTGTGGTCATCGGCCCGCCGACCGTTGAGGGGGCCGATCTGGATTACACCTTTGCCCAGATCGCGGTCGGAGAGGCCGTGGTCGATTACTCGGCAAACTGCGGCAACCTGTCTTCTGCCGTCGGCCCCTTTGCCGTCGATGAGGGGCTTGTGAAGGTCGAGGGCGATGAGGCACTGGTGCGCATTCACAACACGAACACATCCAAGATCATCCATTCCCGCTTTCGCGTGAAGGACGGCATGGCCGTTATCGAGGGCGAGCAGACAATCCCCGGCGTCAGCGGTACTGCGGCACCGATCCGCCTCGACTTCCTTAATCCCGGTGGCGCGACCAGCGGCAAGCTGCTGCCGACCGGAAACACGGTCGATCAGCTTGATGTACCCGGTATTGGCCGGATTGATGTCAGTATGGTGGATGCCGCCAATGGCTGCCTTTTCATCGAAGCCTCCGCCCTTGGTCTGACCGCAACCGAACTGCCGGACGTGCTGGAAGCAAACAAGGAAGCCATGGCCGCACTGGAAGCGATCCGGCGTGCCGCCGCCGTTGCGATGGGGCTGGCAAAGAATCCGGAAAGCACACCGCAGGGCAATCCGAAAGTCGCTATCGTTGCCGCACCGGCACCGTTCAAGACCATCTCCGGGCTGGAAGTTCCTGCCGGTGACTGTGACCTGCTGGTCCGCATGATTTCAATGGGGCAGTGTCATCGTGTTCTGCCGCTGACCGGCGGTCTGTGCGCCGGAGTTGCCTGCCGCCTTGAAGGCTCAACCGCCGCCCACAATTTCAAAAGATCCGGTGACGCCATCCGGCTGGGAACCCCCTCCGGCATATTGTCGGTCGATGCCGAGGTCCTGCGAAAGGCCGACGGCTGGCATGCAGAACGCGCCAGCGTGTTCCGGACCGCACGCCGCCTGATGGAAGGCAGCGTCCTGATCCCGAATTTCACCGCTGCTGCGTAA
- the gtdA gene encoding gentisate 1,2-dioxygenase, with translation MAVAATGNTERKAFYDKISSRNLAPLWEVLHGLVTPQPVGHITPAIWHYDDLRSWIMESGDLITAKEAERRVLILENPALPGESRITTSLYAGWQLILPREVAPSHRHTQSALRFIVEGQGAFTAVDGEKTIMSEGDFVITPSWTWHDHGNDSDKPMVWLDGLDIPILQFFDASFAERYPEESQPLARPEGDALARYGSGLMPVDFETKSRTSPVFNYPYARTRESLEAMRRTEQWDPCHGLKLKYVNPVNGDYAMPTIGTFMQLLPKGFETAAYRSSDATVFSVVEGSGEIHIGDDNSFTFGPRDVFVVPSWHSYRFKATEDVVAFSFSDRPVQEKLGFWRQDRGNC, from the coding sequence ATGGCTGTTGCCGCCACCGGGAACACCGAACGAAAAGCTTTTTACGACAAGATTTCGAGCCGCAATCTAGCTCCGCTCTGGGAAGTCCTGCATGGCCTTGTCACTCCGCAACCGGTTGGCCATATCACACCGGCCATCTGGCATTATGACGATCTCCGCTCCTGGATCATGGAATCCGGAGACCTGATCACCGCGAAAGAGGCCGAACGACGGGTGCTGATCCTCGAAAACCCGGCCCTGCCCGGCGAATCACGCATCACCACATCGCTCTATGCCGGCTGGCAACTGATCCTGCCGAGAGAAGTTGCCCCGTCACACCGCCATACGCAGTCTGCACTTCGTTTCATCGTTGAGGGGCAAGGTGCCTTCACCGCCGTCGATGGTGAAAAGACGATCATGAGTGAAGGGGATTTCGTCATCACCCCGTCCTGGACCTGGCATGACCACGGCAATGACAGCGACAAGCCGATGGTCTGGCTGGACGGCCTCGATATCCCGATACTTCAGTTCTTCGACGCTTCCTTCGCCGAACGCTATCCGGAGGAAAGCCAGCCGCTGGCACGACCCGAGGGTGATGCACTGGCCCGCTATGGCTCCGGCCTGATGCCGGTAGATTTCGAGACGAAATCCCGCACATCACCGGTCTTCAATTACCCCTACGCCCGGACACGTGAGTCGCTGGAGGCCATGCGCCGGACGGAACAATGGGATCCCTGCCACGGGCTGAAGCTGAAATATGTCAATCCGGTCAATGGCGACTATGCCATGCCGACCATCGGAACCTTCATGCAGCTTTTACCGAAAGGCTTCGAAACCGCCGCCTACAGGTCATCTGACGCCACGGTTTTTTCTGTCGTTGAAGGTAGCGGTGAAATTCATATCGGTGACGACAACAGCTTCACTTTTGGTCCACGCGATGTCTTCGTTGTCCCGAGCTGGCACAGCTATCGTTTCAAGGCCACGGAAGATGTCGTAGCCTTCAGCTTCTCCGACCGGCCCGTACAGGAAAAGCTGGGGTTCTGGCGTCAGGACCGGGGCAACTGTTGA